In Patescibacteria group bacterium, a single window of DNA contains:
- a CDS encoding YraN family protein — protein MKTQKQLLGNLGEDLAVEFLEKQGYKIIERNLKTGRVGEIDIIARKDGELIFIEVKTKSNHETGLPEEEFNFHKKKKMQRAIQSYLWKNNFQNEPIRVDLIAIDVLKQFLPDQKPEVKIRHYPDMPIFE, from the coding sequence ATGAAAACCCAAAAGCAATTATTGGGAAATTTGGGAGAAGATTTAGCGGTTGAATTTTTGGAAAAACAGGGATATAAAATTATTGAACGCAATCTTAAAACCGGGAGAGTCGGAGAGATTGATATTATAGCTCGCAAAGATGGTGAGCTTATTTTTATTGAAGTTAAAACAAAATCAAATCATGAAACCGGTCTGCCGGAAGAAGAATTTAATTTTCACAAAAAGAAAAAAATGCAGCGGGCGATTCAAAGTTATTTATGGAAAAATAATTTTCAAAACGAGCCCATCCGAGTTGACCTGATCGCCATTGATGTTCTAAAACAATTTTTGCCGGATCAAAAACCGGAAGTAAAAATCCGCCATTATCCGGATATGCCGATTTTTGAGTAA